A stretch of Triticum aestivum cultivar Chinese Spring chromosome 1D, IWGSC CS RefSeq v2.1, whole genome shotgun sequence DNA encodes these proteins:
- the LOC123177486 gene encoding uncharacterized protein, producing MAALRVAARRLVGGGQTPAVAVDKAQRRLFPRLSQVGRARSTTSSAAAAAAADTNVAATKGCEDREKLLREIHNMREELYDKVSHAERTYSIPGRAGKHISRLHEELAVQVDPRPGDSTWRQMRVLNPLVACDLRL from the exons ATGGCGGCGCTTCGAGTCGCGGCGAGGAGGCTCGTCGGCGGTGGCCAGACGCCGGCGGTGGCTGTGGACAAGGCGCAGCGCCGGCTCTTCCCGAGGCTCTCCCAGGTCGGCCGGGCTAGGTCCACCACATcctccgctgctgctgctgctgccgcagacACCAATGTGGCGGCGACCAAG GGCTGTGAAGATCGGGAGAAACTCCTGAGAGAGATCCATAACATGAGAGAGGAGCTGTATGACAAGGTTTCGCACGCGGAAAGGACCTACAGTATCCCTGGCAGGGCAGGCAAACATATCAGTCGGCTGCATGAGGAGCTCGCCGTGCAAGTGGATCCTAGACCCGGGGACAGCACATG GCGCCAGATGCGAGTGCTAAATCCACTTGTTGCGTGCGATTTGCGACTTTGA